Proteins encoded by one window of Acidobacteriota bacterium:
- a CDS encoding GTP-binding protein — MAKEKFDRSKPHVNVGTIGHIDHGKTTLTAAITKVLAKHNPK; from the coding sequence ATGGCAAAAGAGAAATTTGATCGCAGTAAACCGCACGTCAACGTCGGCACCATCGGTCACATCGACCACGGCAAAACCACTTTGACCGCCGCCATTACCAAAGTGCTTGCCAAACATAATCCCAAAA
- the nikB gene encoding nickel ABC transporter permease, whose amino-acid sequence MAIAQRLLIIIPVMWAVVTLVFLLIHFVPGDPVRQLVGENATEEQYQAVKTELGLDKPLLTQYTDYWKGLVRGDWGTNPVTREPVLKRIASRYPSTIKLAIAAMIIAISIAIPLGVTAATHKGSAIDSFSTFLALLGISLPGFALGPLLMLIFSVELGLMPVSGAGSLAHIILPAVTMGAAMSAILTRIVRSSVLEELGEDYVRTARAKGLPERTVIYKHVLKNGLIPVVTVIGLQFGVLLAGAIITERVFSWPGVGSLLIDSISERDYKLTQGCILVIASTYVFVNTATDLLYRFLDPRIKVD is encoded by the coding sequence TTGGCGATAGCACAACGGTTATTGATTATCATTCCGGTGATGTGGGCAGTTGTCACCTTGGTTTTTTTACTCATTCACTTTGTGCCGGGCGATCCTGTCCGCCAACTCGTTGGGGAAAATGCTACCGAAGAACAATATCAAGCCGTAAAGACCGAACTCGGTTTAGATAAGCCTTTGCTTACCCAATACACCGACTATTGGAAGGGACTCGTTCGCGGCGATTGGGGAACCAATCCGGTGACCAGAGAACCGGTTCTCAAACGCATCGCTTCGCGTTACCCTTCAACGATTAAACTGGCGATTGCCGCAATGATCATTGCCATCTCAATCGCTATCCCCCTGGGAGTGACAGCGGCTACGCATAAAGGAAGTGCCATCGATAGTTTTTCAACTTTTCTCGCGCTACTTGGAATTTCGCTTCCCGGCTTTGCCCTGGGTCCCTTATTGATGCTGATATTTTCGGTTGAACTCGGACTGATGCCGGTTTCCGGCGCGGGAAGTCTTGCCCATATCATTTTACCTGCGGTAACCATGGGAGCCGCGATGTCTGCAATTTTGACGCGCATCGTTCGTTCAAGCGTTCTCGAAGAACTCGGCGAAGATTATGTGCGCACCGCTCGTGCCAAAGGACTACCCGAACGCACAGTCATCTATAAACACGTGTTGAAGAATGGTTTGATTCCGGTTGTCACAGTTATCGGTCTGCAATTCGGTGTATTGCTTGCCGGCGCAATTATCACCGAACGGGTTTTTTCCTGGCCCGGGGTTGGCAGTTTATTGATTGATAGCATCAGCGAGCGCGATTACAAACTCACACAAGGCTGCATTCTGGTGATTGCTTCAACCTATGTTTTCGTCAACACGGCAACCGATCTGCTCTACCGGTTCCTTGACCCGCGCATCAAAGTTGATTAA